A genomic segment from Orrella daihaiensis encodes:
- a CDS encoding prephenate dehydrogenase, with protein sequence MSSVTAADTASNAFRVNTLAVIGTGLIGGSFALALKQAGCVGRVFGVGRQPETLAQAQTLGIIDETITLHEAASQCDLIMLASPVGTFGPLFEGLSKALSPKTLITDGGSTKGNVVAFARAALGERIGQFVPAHPIAGSHESGPQAAFADLYRDRHVVLCPLPENANRAVEFVGAAWRACGARLVTMKVGQHDDVLAAVSHLPHWLASLYVEHVARDANADLNLQLAGAGFGDFSRIAQGSVEMWRDIFMANRDAMLRQLDDLHDLLGQAREALKAKDEAWLETVLAHAASVRREWGERQKHESGRGK encoded by the coding sequence GTGAGCAGCGTCACTGCCGCTGATACAGCTTCCAACGCCTTTCGGGTCAATACCCTGGCTGTGATCGGTACGGGCTTAATTGGTGGATCGTTTGCCCTGGCCTTAAAGCAAGCCGGTTGTGTCGGGAGAGTTTTTGGGGTTGGGCGTCAGCCCGAGACGCTGGCTCAGGCGCAAACGCTTGGCATTATCGATGAAACCATTACCCTTCATGAAGCAGCCAGCCAATGCGATCTCATCATGCTCGCGTCCCCGGTGGGAACATTCGGGCCATTGTTCGAGGGTTTAAGCAAGGCGTTATCTCCCAAGACGTTGATTACCGATGGCGGCAGTACCAAGGGAAACGTGGTCGCGTTTGCGCGCGCGGCACTTGGCGAGCGAATCGGTCAGTTCGTGCCGGCGCATCCGATTGCTGGTTCCCACGAGTCGGGTCCCCAAGCTGCTTTTGCTGATCTCTACCGAGATCGTCATGTTGTCTTGTGCCCACTACCTGAGAATGCAAACAGAGCAGTGGAGTTTGTGGGTGCTGCTTGGCGAGCTTGTGGTGCACGGTTGGTTACCATGAAGGTCGGCCAGCATGATGATGTGTTAGCTGCGGTCAGCCACCTCCCACATTGGCTGGCTAGCCTTTACGTTGAACATGTCGCGCGCGATGCCAACGCGGATTTGAATCTACAGTTAGCCGGTGCTGGATTTGGGGATTTTTCTCGTATCGCCCAAGGGTCAGTCGAAATGTGGCGTGATATTTTTATGGCTAACCGAGACGCCATGCTCCGGCAATTGGATGATTTGCATGATTTGCTGGGGCAAGCTCGGGAGGCGTTGAAGGCTAAGGACGAGGCTTGGCTGGAAACGGTGCTTGCGCATGCGGCCAGCGTTCGCCGTGAATGGGGCGAGCGGCAAAAGCACGAAAGCGGCCGAGGCAAGTAA
- the gyrA gene encoding DNA gyrase subunit A gives MDSFAKETLPISLEDEMRRSYLDYAMSVIVGRALPDVRDGLKPVHRRVLFAMHELNNDWNRAYKKSARIVGDVIGKYHPHGDQAVYDTIVRMAQDFSLRYMLVDGQGNFGSIDGDSAAAMRYTEIRLSKIAHELLADIDQETVDFGPNYDGSEHEPLLLPTRLPNLLVNGSSGIAVGMATNIPPHNLGEVIDGCLHVLRNPTAAVDELIELIKAPDFPTGGIIYGMSGVREGYRTGRGRVIMRAKTHFEDMEKGNRQAIIVDELPYQVNKKSLQERMAELVNEKKIEGISDIRDESDKDGMRLVIELKRGEVPEVVLNNLYKNTQLQDTFGINLVALVDGQPRLLNLKQMVDYFLSHRREVVTRRTVFQLRKARERGHVLEGLAVALANIDEFITIIKSAPTPPVARQELMSRAWDSSLVREMLARADGDTPGGSAAYRPDGLSPNFGLQGDGLYRLSDVQAQEILNMRLQRLTGLEQDKIVSEYKTVMDNIADLLDILAKPERITTIIAQELEAIRAEFSTSAKDVRRSTIEHNATELDTEDLITPTDMVVTLSHSGYIKSQPLSEYRAQRRGGRGKQATATKEDDWVDQLFIANTHDYLLCFSNRGRLYWLKVWEVPQGTRTSRGRPIVNMFPLMDGEKITVVLPVKQFSDQHMVFMATSRGTVKKTPLSDFSNPRKAGIIAVTLDEGDYLIGADLTDGQCDVMLFSDAGKAVRFSEDDVRSMGRNARGVRGMMLEQGQEVIAMVVASDETKTVLTATENGYGKRTPIVEYTRHGRGTKGMIAIQTSERNGKVVGAVLVSGEDEIMLITDGGVLVRTRVAEIREMGRATQGVTLISVDDGSHLSGIRRVAERDADEADDVDDSASTDEGQTPELPGPETSAE, from the coding sequence ATGGATTCCTTCGCCAAGGAAACACTGCCGATCTCCCTCGAAGACGAAATGCGCCGCAGTTACCTTGATTACGCGATGAGCGTAATTGTGGGTCGTGCATTGCCCGATGTTCGGGATGGCTTAAAACCCGTGCATCGTCGGGTGCTGTTTGCCATGCACGAGCTCAATAATGACTGGAACCGCGCCTATAAAAAATCGGCCCGTATTGTCGGTGATGTCATCGGTAAGTACCACCCGCACGGTGATCAGGCCGTCTACGACACAATCGTTCGCATGGCGCAAGACTTCTCTTTGCGTTACATGCTAGTCGACGGACAAGGCAACTTTGGTTCGATCGACGGCGATAGCGCTGCTGCCATGCGTTATACGGAAATTCGCCTATCCAAGATTGCGCACGAGCTTTTGGCTGATATTGACCAGGAAACAGTCGACTTTGGACCAAACTATGATGGCAGTGAGCATGAACCCTTGCTGTTGCCCACGCGCTTGCCCAATCTTTTAGTCAACGGCAGTTCGGGGATTGCTGTGGGGATGGCCACCAATATTCCGCCACACAATCTGGGGGAGGTCATTGATGGGTGCCTGCATGTTTTGCGCAACCCAACTGCGGCTGTAGACGAATTAATCGAGCTCATCAAAGCACCTGACTTCCCAACCGGCGGCATTATTTATGGCATGTCGGGCGTACGTGAAGGCTATCGCACGGGGCGTGGTCGCGTCATCATGCGTGCCAAGACTCACTTTGAGGACATGGAAAAGGGCAACCGCCAGGCAATCATCGTCGATGAGTTGCCCTATCAGGTGAATAAAAAGTCCCTCCAAGAGCGCATGGCCGAACTGGTCAATGAAAAGAAGATCGAGGGCATCTCTGATATCCGCGATGAGTCAGACAAAGACGGCATGCGACTGGTGATTGAACTAAAGCGCGGTGAAGTGCCCGAGGTCGTACTCAATAACTTATATAAGAACACCCAGCTGCAAGACACGTTCGGCATTAATTTGGTGGCGCTCGTTGATGGGCAACCACGTCTGCTTAACCTAAAGCAGATGGTGGATTACTTCTTGTCACATCGTCGGGAAGTGGTTACACGTCGTACCGTATTCCAGTTGCGCAAAGCACGCGAGCGCGGACATGTGCTCGAGGGTCTGGCTGTTGCCTTGGCTAATATTGATGAGTTCATCACCATCATCAAATCAGCCCCCACACCGCCGGTCGCTCGGCAGGAGCTGATGTCGCGCGCCTGGGATTCGTCGCTGGTTAGAGAAATGTTGGCGCGGGCCGATGGGGACACGCCGGGCGGCAGCGCCGCATACCGTCCAGATGGATTGTCACCAAACTTTGGTTTGCAAGGCGATGGCCTTTACAGGTTGAGCGATGTCCAGGCTCAAGAAATCCTCAATATGCGCTTGCAGCGCTTGACCGGTCTTGAGCAAGACAAGATCGTCAGCGAATACAAGACCGTGATGGATAACATTGCCGACTTGCTTGATATTTTGGCTAAGCCTGAGCGAATCACTACCATCATCGCCCAAGAGCTCGAGGCCATTCGTGCCGAGTTTTCTACAAGCGCCAAGGATGTTCGCCGGTCGACGATTGAACATAACGCCACAGAGCTCGATACAGAAGATCTGATCACGCCGACTGATATGGTGGTGACACTGTCACACAGCGGATACATTAAGAGTCAACCTTTGTCTGAGTATCGTGCTCAGCGGCGTGGAGGGCGTGGCAAGCAGGCCACCGCCACCAAAGAGGACGATTGGGTCGATCAATTGTTCATCGCCAATACCCATGATTACCTGTTGTGTTTCTCTAACCGCGGTCGCTTGTATTGGCTAAAGGTCTGGGAGGTGCCGCAAGGTACGCGCACCTCACGCGGTCGACCGATCGTGAACATGTTCCCGCTCATGGACGGCGAGAAAATTACAGTGGTATTGCCGGTCAAGCAATTTTCTGATCAGCACATGGTGTTTATGGCTACCTCGCGCGGCACTGTCAAAAAGACCCCGCTATCGGATTTCTCGAACCCACGCAAGGCAGGCATCATTGCTGTTACGCTTGATGAGGGTGATTACCTCATTGGTGCAGATTTGACCGATGGCCAGTGTGACGTCATGCTCTTTTCAGACGCTGGCAAAGCTGTACGGTTTAGTGAGGATGACGTCCGGTCCATGGGTCGTAACGCGCGAGGTGTGCGCGGCATGATGCTGGAGCAAGGGCAGGAAGTCATCGCCATGGTGGTGGCAAGCGACGAGACCAAAACCGTTTTGACTGCCACTGAGAATGGCTATGGCAAGCGGACCCCCATCGTGGAGTACACCCGTCATGGACGCGGCACCAAGGGCATGATCGCCATTCAGACCTCTGAGCGTAATGGCAAGGTGGTGGGCGCCGTATTGGTGTCTGGCGAAGATGAAATTATGCTGATCACCGATGGCGGTGTTCTGGTTCGTACCCGAGTGGCGGAGATTCGTGAAATGGGCCGCGCCACCCAAGGTGTCACATTAATCAGTGTTGATGATGGCAGCCATCTTTCAGGGATTCGCCGTGTGGCCGAGCGCGACGCTGATGAGGCTGATGATGTGGATGATTCAGCTAGCACTGATGAGGGTCAAACGCCCGAGTTGCCCGGGCCAGAGACATCAGCTGAATAA
- the hisC gene encoding histidinol-phosphate transaminase gives MSNSSKNTVGDKGLIAPEHIKQIQPYIPGKPIDDLVRELGLRPEQVVKLASNENPLGMPESAKQAIEHELKGLGRYPDPGGYALKQVIAKRLDVPAGWITLGNGSNDILELVGMALLEPGYSAVYSQYAFVVYRLATQARGAEHIVVPAKDFGHDLNAMFEAIADNTRVVFIANPNNPTGTFLTSRDVTTFLERVHAAHGNRVTVVLDEAYNEYLPDDIRIDSVALVKRFENLVVSRSFSKAYGLAGLRVGFGLAQPALTDLMARVRQPFNVNSLAQAAAIAAFQDDAFLARSAEVNAAGKKQLQEAFDRLGLTYVPSYANFVLVHVGDANAVNQALLKRGVIVRPVGADGLPEWLRISIGLPEENAILIRAMTEVLGKEAA, from the coding sequence GTGAGTAACAGTAGCAAGAACACCGTGGGTGACAAAGGGTTGATTGCACCGGAGCACATCAAGCAAATTCAGCCCTATATTCCGGGCAAGCCAATTGATGACTTGGTGCGGGAGCTAGGACTCAGACCTGAGCAGGTCGTCAAGCTCGCATCCAATGAAAATCCGCTTGGTATGCCTGAGTCAGCCAAGCAAGCCATCGAGCATGAGCTCAAGGGCTTGGGGCGTTATCCCGACCCGGGTGGCTATGCACTTAAACAGGTGATAGCTAAGCGCCTTGATGTGCCAGCCGGATGGATCACGCTTGGCAATGGGTCTAATGACATCCTCGAACTTGTCGGCATGGCGCTATTGGAACCTGGCTACAGTGCGGTTTACTCGCAATACGCATTCGTGGTTTACAGACTTGCTACGCAGGCCAGGGGCGCCGAGCACATTGTTGTGCCCGCGAAAGATTTCGGGCATGACCTGAATGCGATGTTCGAGGCGATTGCTGACAATACCCGGGTGGTGTTTATCGCTAATCCTAATAACCCTACCGGCACTTTTTTGACATCCAGGGACGTCACGACGTTTTTGGAGCGGGTACATGCAGCCCATGGCAATCGAGTGACTGTGGTGTTAGACGAAGCCTATAACGAATATCTACCTGATGATATTCGTATCGATAGCGTCGCATTGGTTAAACGATTCGAGAACCTTGTTGTCTCGCGCAGTTTCTCCAAAGCGTATGGTCTGGCGGGGCTGCGTGTTGGTTTTGGGTTGGCGCAGCCCGCTCTGACTGATCTGATGGCGCGCGTGCGGCAGCCTTTCAATGTCAATTCGCTGGCTCAGGCCGCTGCCATTGCGGCATTTCAGGATGACGCGTTTCTGGCGCGGAGTGCCGAGGTCAATGCGGCTGGAAAGAAACAGTTGCAAGAAGCGTTTGACCGCTTGGGCTTAACCTACGTGCCGAGCTATGCCAACTTTGTGTTGGTGCATGTTGGTGATGCCAACGCGGTCAATCAAGCATTGTTAAAGCGTGGGGTCATTGTGCGTCCAGTGGGTGCAGATGGCCTACCCGAGTGGTTACGTATCTCCATTGGACTGCCCGAGGAGAACGCTATTCTGATTCGTGCGATGACTGAGGTGCTCGGCAAGGAGGCTGCGTGA
- a CDS encoding HAD family hydrolase → MTRLVLFDFDGTFADTAPDMAAAANRLRLARGMPALPIEQLRPFVSMGARGMVKASLGFEPDHPEFEDARVAFLADYEQNSTTDTVIFEGISELLDNIRTAQMRWGIVTNKHTRYAEPIVAWLNLPDCATLVCGDTLEFAKPHPLPLRHAAKEAGFETHECFYVGDDIRDIQAAQAAGMPSIAAAYGYCGTELPVHSWGADAIVDHPSLIWDVIQNRISRS, encoded by the coding sequence ATGACGCGACTGGTTTTATTCGACTTCGATGGCACGTTTGCCGACACAGCACCAGACATGGCTGCAGCAGCCAACCGGTTACGTTTGGCTCGCGGTATGCCGGCACTGCCAATTGAACAGTTACGCCCATTCGTATCGATGGGTGCGCGGGGCATGGTCAAAGCCTCGCTTGGCTTTGAGCCTGATCACCCAGAGTTTGAAGACGCTCGCGTGGCCTTTTTGGCGGACTATGAGCAAAACAGCACCACAGATACCGTGATATTTGAGGGCATTAGCGAATTGCTTGACAACATCCGGACTGCGCAAATGCGCTGGGGTATTGTCACCAACAAACACACCCGGTATGCAGAGCCAATCGTGGCCTGGCTAAACCTTCCAGACTGTGCCACTTTGGTGTGTGGTGACACCCTTGAATTCGCCAAACCTCACCCCCTGCCCCTGCGACACGCTGCAAAAGAAGCTGGGTTTGAGACCCACGAGTGTTTTTACGTGGGAGACGACATACGCGACATTCAGGCCGCCCAAGCAGCCGGGATGCCATCGATTGCAGCAGCCTACGGCTATTGCGGCACCGAACTGCCTGTGCATAGCTGGGGTGCTGACGCTATCGTTGATCATCCCTCACTTATCTGGGATGTCATTCAGAATCGCATCAGCCGCAGCTAA
- a CDS encoding type II toxin-antitoxin system HicB family antitoxin, which yields MKSTLLGHKGYHGSIEPSVRDGQLKGHILFIEDTVAYAAPTIPELQRAFEQAVDDYLEDCARTGKFPQRPFKGQFNVRIAPHLHQTAVLRAEAEGTSLNNVVVRALRNFLQEAELPHCEKSEQPPVTETDREAA from the coding sequence ATGAAATCAACGCTTTTAGGTCATAAGGGTTACCACGGTTCGATCGAGCCATCAGTGCGCGACGGTCAGCTCAAAGGGCATATCTTGTTTATTGAAGATACGGTTGCCTACGCCGCACCCACTATCCCTGAACTGCAGCGTGCTTTTGAGCAAGCTGTCGACGATTACCTCGAAGACTGTGCTCGCACAGGTAAATTTCCTCAACGACCCTTTAAGGGTCAGTTTAATGTACGTATCGCGCCACACCTTCATCAAACAGCGGTTTTACGTGCAGAAGCAGAAGGGACATCACTTAACAACGTAGTGGTCCGAGCTTTGCGCAACTTTTTGCAGGAGGCTGAATTACCTCATTGCGAAAAGTCAGAGCAACCACCCGTCACCGAAACCGATCGTGAGGCCGCCTGA
- a CDS encoding energy-coupling factor transporter transmembrane component T family protein — MNWHFEHPDHTPATWLHRWPAGLKLATLLVMATAFVMVQNPWVLAASSIVMAVVWRSVTGPLRWRAWRQASWLAITIAMIVIYVAAFSGLHQAMVVLFRLLALLLAALAVVASTPISAMMAVIERILAPLGRRGWVNPEKVALAFGLSLRMVPVLMEQWHEISEAQAARGVRAWPHALLVPMLARTLKRADEIAEAIDARGQCAESSNMR; from the coding sequence GTGAATTGGCACTTTGAGCACCCTGACCACACCCCTGCGACCTGGTTGCATCGATGGCCTGCAGGGCTGAAACTTGCGACGTTACTTGTCATGGCCACTGCATTCGTGATGGTCCAGAACCCTTGGGTGTTGGCCGCAAGTAGCATTGTGATGGCTGTGGTTTGGCGCAGTGTCACAGGGCCATTGCGCTGGCGCGCATGGCGCCAAGCCTCGTGGCTGGCGATCACTATTGCAATGATCGTCATATACGTGGCTGCCTTTAGCGGTCTTCATCAGGCCATGGTGGTGTTGTTTCGTCTTTTGGCGCTATTGTTGGCGGCGCTTGCTGTGGTGGCAAGCACCCCGATCAGTGCCATGATGGCAGTCATTGAGAGGATACTCGCCCCATTAGGTCGTCGTGGCTGGGTTAACCCGGAAAAAGTTGCACTTGCGTTTGGTCTGTCGCTCAGAATGGTGCCCGTTCTGATGGAGCAGTGGCATGAAATCAGTGAGGCTCAAGCTGCTCGGGGTGTGCGTGCGTGGCCTCATGCGTTGCTTGTACCGATGCTGGCCAGAACACTCAAGCGTGCTGATGAGATCGCTGAAGCAATCGACGCCAGAGGGCAATGCGCTGAGTCATCCAACATGCGGTAA
- the ubiG gene encoding bifunctional 2-polyprenyl-6-hydroxyphenol methylase/3-demethylubiquinol 3-O-methyltransferase UbiG: MMSKLESNLPSEINVDPAEIEKFSALASRWWDPNSEFKPLHAINPLRLGWIQEMINPASPDLALQGKTVLDVGCGGGILAEAMAVAGGTVSGIDLAEKSLTVAKLHSLESGVKVKYESISAEALAIRESASFDVVTCMEMLEHVPDPASIVQACATLTKPGGWLFFSTINRNPKSFLFAIIGAEYVLKLLPKGTHSWEAFIKPSELADACRMADLQVQTLIGMTYNPFTEVYKLGSDSSVNYLMAVRKPD; the protein is encoded by the coding sequence ATCATGAGCAAATTGGAAAGTAACCTCCCTTCAGAGATCAACGTTGATCCAGCTGAGATCGAAAAATTCAGCGCACTGGCATCGCGCTGGTGGGATCCCAATAGCGAATTCAAACCACTGCACGCAATTAACCCCTTACGTTTGGGTTGGATTCAGGAAATGATCAATCCGGCCTCCCCTGACCTGGCTTTACAGGGCAAAACGGTGCTTGATGTTGGTTGTGGCGGGGGTATTTTGGCCGAAGCCATGGCCGTGGCAGGTGGCACGGTCAGTGGCATTGATCTAGCAGAGAAGTCTCTAACGGTTGCCAAACTGCACAGTCTTGAGTCTGGCGTGAAGGTCAAGTATGAAAGCATCAGCGCCGAGGCGCTTGCCATCAGAGAGTCGGCTAGCTTTGATGTGGTCACGTGTATGGAAATGCTGGAGCACGTACCTGACCCCGCTTCTATCGTTCAAGCCTGTGCAACGCTCACCAAACCCGGTGGTTGGCTGTTTTTCTCGACGATCAATCGCAATCCCAAGTCCTTTTTATTTGCGATTATTGGTGCGGAATACGTTTTAAAACTTCTGCCAAAGGGTACTCATAGTTGGGAAGCCTTTATCAAACCTAGCGAACTGGCAGACGCTTGCCGTATGGCAGATTTGCAAGTCCAGACCCTTATCGGCATGACTTACAACCCCTTCACAGAGGTTTATAAGCTCGGCTCAGACAGCAGCGTGAACTACCTCATGGCCGTGCGCAAGCCTGACTGA
- the ompA gene encoding outer membrane protein OmpA — protein sequence MNKPSKFALAFAFAAVTATGAATAQSNDNWVSNFGEIVKSNYGLCWQDNFWTPATADPRCVEKKAAPVSDKVVFNADTFFDFDKYNLKPEGRQLLDQVAAQVNTIALETVIAVGYTDSIGSDAYNLGLSERRANAVKAYLVSKGVAADRIYTEGKGKADPIASNATAEGRAKNRRVEVEIVGSRK from the coding sequence ATGAACAAGCCCTCAAAATTCGCTCTGGCATTTGCCTTCGCTGCCGTGACAGCAACCGGTGCTGCTACCGCTCAGTCAAACGACAACTGGGTCAGCAACTTCGGTGAGATCGTAAAGAGTAACTACGGTCTTTGCTGGCAAGATAACTTCTGGACGCCTGCTACTGCAGACCCACGTTGCGTCGAGAAGAAAGCCGCACCTGTTTCGGACAAGGTTGTTTTTAACGCCGACACCTTCTTCGATTTCGACAAGTACAACCTGAAGCCTGAGGGTCGTCAGTTGCTTGACCAGGTTGCTGCTCAGGTGAACACCATTGCTCTGGAAACAGTTATTGCTGTTGGTTACACCGACTCGATCGGTTCTGACGCCTACAACCTCGGTTTGTCCGAGCGTCGTGCTAACGCTGTGAAGGCCTACTTGGTCTCCAAAGGCGTTGCTGCTGACCGTATCTACACGGAAGGTAAGGGCAAGGCTGATCCAATCGCCTCCAACGCCACTGCCGAAGGTCGCGCCAAGAACCGTCGCGTGGAAGTTGAAATCGTGGGTAGCCGCAAGTAA
- the serC gene encoding 3-phosphoserine/phosphohydroxythreonine transaminase, with protein MSKHRPWNFSAGPSVLPEAVLEQAAAEMLDWHGSGMSVMEMSHRGPEFTQICDEAESDLRQLLGVGDEFAVLFMQGGATAENAIVPMNLIGRSTQKHADYVLTGSWSTKSFKEAAKYGDVTVAASNDAVFDDQAQTYGPLTWVPDVSQWRVRSTAAYLHLCSNETIGGVEFIAWPDARQMNAMGAPDVPLVVDASSHFLSRPMDFSRVGMLYAGAQKNAGPAGVTVVIIRRDLIGHALPVCPSAFDYSNVAKEQSKFNTPPTYAIYIAGLVFKWLLRQGGLSVIEKANITKSDALYGFFDQSQFYRAPVHPSVRSRMNVPFTLVDSSLDQAFLDGARAAGLNQLKGHKSVGGMRASIYNAMPLEGVMALIDYLQWFEREHG; from the coding sequence ATGAGTAAGCATCGGCCTTGGAACTTCTCTGCTGGTCCTTCGGTTCTACCTGAAGCTGTCCTCGAGCAGGCTGCCGCAGAAATGCTTGATTGGCATGGCAGCGGTATGTCTGTCATGGAGATGAGCCATCGAGGCCCGGAGTTCACGCAAATTTGTGACGAGGCCGAAAGTGACCTACGCCAGTTACTCGGTGTTGGCGATGAGTTTGCTGTGCTATTCATGCAGGGTGGGGCGACAGCGGAAAATGCCATCGTGCCAATGAATTTGATTGGGCGCAGTACGCAAAAGCATGCTGATTATGTCCTCACGGGTAGTTGGTCAACCAAATCGTTCAAAGAAGCGGCGAAATACGGCGATGTGACCGTGGCTGCTAGCAACGATGCTGTCTTTGATGATCAAGCCCAAACGTACGGACCGCTCACTTGGGTGCCTGATGTCAGTCAGTGGCGTGTGCGGTCCACTGCCGCTTATCTGCATCTTTGCAGCAATGAGACCATTGGGGGCGTAGAGTTTATAGCTTGGCCAGATGCCCGCCAAATGAACGCTATGGGTGCGCCAGACGTGCCGCTCGTTGTCGATGCGTCGTCACATTTTCTATCGCGACCGATGGATTTCTCCCGTGTGGGTATGTTGTACGCAGGTGCCCAAAAAAATGCAGGTCCGGCGGGGGTGACTGTCGTTATCATTCGGCGCGATCTGATTGGTCATGCGTTGCCGGTTTGTCCATCTGCGTTTGACTATTCCAACGTTGCCAAAGAACAGTCAAAGTTCAACACGCCGCCCACCTACGCGATTTATATCGCTGGCTTGGTGTTTAAGTGGTTATTGCGCCAGGGTGGACTGAGTGTCATCGAAAAAGCGAATATCACCAAATCTGATGCCCTATACGGCTTTTTTGATCAATCGCAGTTTTACCGTGCGCCAGTTCACCCGTCGGTACGCTCGCGCATGAATGTGCCTTTTACGCTGGTTGATAGCTCTTTGGATCAGGCATTTCTTGACGGCGCTCGCGCCGCCGGGTTGAATCAGCTTAAAGGCCATAAGTCCGTCGGTGGTATGCGGGCATCTATATACAACGCCATGCCGCTCGAAGGTGTGATGGCGTTGATTGATTACCTACAGTGGTTTGAGCGCGAACATGGATAA
- the pheA gene encoding prephenate dehydratase — MDKELQAKLLPLRQKIDTLDQQILELINERARTAQAVGDLKHAHHEQGPVFRPEREAQVIRALQAVNAGPIGDKAIDAIWAQIISVCRGLEKEIRVAYLGPTGSFSEQAAFEYMGQDITGLPCPDFDEVFRRVESDGAEVGMVPVENSTEGAVNRTLDLLLNTPVRIVGEHTIVIRHCLLSKTGSMEGITRVLAHPQALAQCQHWLGMNQAHLAREPVASNAEAARIASQDPTVAAIASDIAARAWGLEVVAEGIQDDPSNRTRFLAIGKIDTLPTGVDKTSLILAVPNEAGAVYKMLAPLAENGVSMYRFESRPARTGQWEYYFYVDIEGHRQDSAVAKALSELQARCAFFKVLGSYPRQT; from the coding sequence ATGGATAAAGAACTGCAGGCAAAGCTATTGCCACTGCGCCAGAAAATTGACACGCTTGATCAACAGATTCTGGAGCTAATCAACGAGCGGGCGCGAACTGCACAAGCTGTGGGTGACCTAAAGCACGCTCACCACGAACAGGGACCCGTGTTTCGGCCAGAACGTGAAGCTCAAGTAATTCGGGCGTTGCAAGCTGTTAATGCCGGGCCGATCGGCGATAAAGCGATAGACGCCATTTGGGCCCAAATCATCTCGGTTTGTCGTGGTCTGGAAAAGGAAATTCGCGTTGCCTATCTCGGGCCGACCGGATCTTTCTCGGAGCAGGCAGCGTTTGAGTACATGGGTCAGGACATTACTGGTTTGCCATGTCCGGATTTTGATGAGGTATTCAGGCGAGTCGAATCTGACGGTGCCGAGGTCGGCATGGTGCCGGTTGAGAACTCCACCGAGGGTGCTGTTAATCGCACACTTGACCTTTTGTTGAATACACCGGTGCGCATCGTCGGTGAGCACACCATCGTGATTCGACACTGCCTGTTAAGCAAGACAGGAAGTATGGAGGGGATAACGCGCGTTTTGGCGCACCCGCAGGCTTTGGCGCAGTGCCAGCATTGGTTGGGTATGAACCAGGCTCATTTGGCACGTGAGCCGGTAGCCAGTAACGCTGAAGCGGCTCGTATCGCTTCGCAAGATCCAACGGTAGCCGCCATTGCCAGTGATATTGCCGCACGGGCTTGGGGCTTGGAGGTAGTGGCTGAAGGTATTCAAGATGACCCATCAAATCGCACCCGATTTTTAGCGATTGGCAAAATAGATACGCTACCGACTGGGGTGGACAAAACCAGTCTTATTTTGGCGGTGCCCAACGAGGCCGGCGCGGTGTATAAGATGCTTGCGCCACTGGCCGAGAACGGAGTGTCCATGTATCGATTTGAATCACGCCCGGCGCGAACCGGACAGTGGGAGTATTACTTTTATGTGGACATCGAGGGCCATCGGCAAGATTCAGCAGTGGCCAAGGCGTTGTCTGAATTGCAGGCGCGCTGCGCATTTTTCAAGGTGCTAGGTTCCTATCCGAGGCAGACGTGA
- a CDS encoding biotin transporter BioY, giving the protein MSSKDITYIALFTSLTIVFAIIPPIPMPLVPVPLTLQTLGVMLAGLVLGPRLALISMALYLVIALVGFPVLPGGRSGLAVFAGPTGGFLLGFLPGAFVTGWMARRSMQLAQGQRSGAQIFASNLTASILGGALTVYVIGVPWLAMVTDTPLSKAVLAVAIFMPGDVIKALIAAFVATRLAQLMPAAGDRQ; this is encoded by the coding sequence CTGTCGTCCAAAGACATCACCTACATTGCGCTGTTCACGTCGCTGACGATTGTGTTTGCGATCATCCCGCCCATTCCAATGCCGTTGGTGCCAGTTCCACTGACACTACAGACCCTTGGTGTCATGCTTGCGGGCTTGGTGCTTGGGCCACGGCTGGCTCTGATCTCGATGGCGTTATATCTCGTGATTGCCTTGGTGGGGTTTCCGGTCTTGCCCGGCGGGCGTAGTGGCTTGGCTGTCTTTGCAGGACCGACGGGCGGCTTTTTGTTGGGATTTTTACCTGGGGCTTTTGTGACTGGCTGGATGGCCAGACGCTCAATGCAACTTGCGCAAGGCCAGCGTAGCGGCGCCCAAATATTTGCCAGTAACCTCACAGCATCGATACTCGGCGGAGCCCTGACGGTTTATGTCATTGGTGTGCCTTGGTTAGCAATGGTGACTGATACGCCCCTGTCTAAAGCTGTGCTTGCGGTTGCTATTTTTATGCCAGGCGATGTGATAAAGGCCTTGATTGCTGCTTTTGTGGCAACCCGTTTGGCCCAACTGATGCCAGCGGCCGGTGATCGGCAATAG